In Bombus huntii isolate Logan2020A chromosome 3, iyBomHunt1.1, whole genome shotgun sequence, a single genomic region encodes these proteins:
- the LOC126863837 gene encoding uncharacterized protein LOC126863837 isoform X1, whose protein sequence is MVSPSKIQHQEHKQPSRENKLNKHSHVRTKKELKSLEGKSFYLDIKNHATTTKIEAKIKDLGGVIELFLIRSVDLVISDRVDKTGYINFEKHKWGCASGGSGGPPSLRSLETPTPMPTPPTSFFSPECPLSNTTNLRGQTTQRSKSRVEAMLERALIQPQQCSVDPLYNAQNWGIPIWAIDKLQSWLDKIYSSVKDTNHLKQLRHSHQQSSTKDIKVRHLKGPYLKFESFQRNTRPVFVELPVWPTLNFHGDPGSCPFNTKRREKLEKLGKEVKENREGIPAINQEEKKEMTRRPRATVRTRRTEQLASGYCEICRIRYRDLAKHVQSDQHLSFVQNDDNFLSLDKLINAGANVEAFLKLNRGKNIEKDCNLFSNGDRNLHDTVLPEGKVNRNAKSLGDFDVGDIKMVQRNGARRNLSLRLNSSHNLRTRTRHESGHLLRSKGSPWHEADKTEKFYDEFEGFTIKKRAKGTIWIEEDEPGDKYIEEHELKESKQNEYKIKTFSAELEEKCCNEKNCETYNKLKDTNNQDIQRTINCNNEENSIGNDPERIKQEQTLPKNKNHDQINGNIKNGCNENLLSTNDNSCIKPCKVSPGNETLKELTCKLQSENTPSSAKRLSEHNDINTGTICNGHSVRDEQKINRTLNNTEKNEVAKEEKSKCCKSNRRGSRSVRGRHRLSVEERLIEDNRAYYKVEVLGSKLRSSVLSNNNSQCTVQKDGDSEEKKEVPSSEKPVVVRFKRVRKSELSLLSDEAESFMFRELKRDDSSEISDDEQSSVLPRDTESECNVSGNSICPSSFLTSSSPAKLETTEDDSQDSLSLGRARKKRRTQAEALIKDNVDYYKFETPGSRLRYQAPLTGIKENQEKIEGNIVEKGIEIAKVYPSKPSPEVEKMQFSFEAVPKSEPWYQTYQRQDEGAEFWHYFSEGDSQKPFLLPYEIENFHEILIKNQNRAENKRKGRGRSIGCIGRSPRKSPRCHASTLAIMSTIIRKREQQQQQSSNLYTIDECQSIRSHANTPRPDQKTELKSDVDEDLKEMVKSIDEMLNNANDSFELIESFEPDTTQMELNFYEPNIPRGPPPNLLELLDSCHDIVNCLENSSCASSECGEGSVESPLKRRKKRKNRTGWPGIKMKRRLQSKPLADINCDRENLVEKNIGQSEKDCNVQVTNMSNRLTEEGNIKIATSVTSSITQDEQSLGFGQRKDDGRLFEVYTSNISSNTRHDENEKKDVSIAVPDNSMLHTTNAESCTGSLTSDICNETDRNFILNKDYGFRKNLSKIEEMSENDHGNDENHENVFRKDVHSISERRFISNATIKKRQHDNTSSETCESRVELENHEILCRKDAETKIVSRKHHNTNGLPRKRQQKTHSENSDSEIEQHHRLHHHHHHHLHHSNVYKRNRVTSRKRICAKKRTRKTDISSDTVFEDENCKKDSYLSITCRKQQTIKGTKRRADTMSSETQDSEVDCALSGHVSPTIIATSELEQRRSSIEFQPVVRMMKIDDQVEMDHSILSVTIASNRRLRSSSSPRSNTQPPKKRLKTNRGQFRRWLKSS, encoded by the exons ATGGTATCGCCATCCAAAATTCAACATCAGGAGCACAAGCAGCCATcaagagaaaataaattaaacaaacaCTCAC ATGTTCGTACAAAGAAGGAATTGAAATCATTGGAAGGAAAGTCGTTTTACTTGGATATCAAGAATCATGCTACTACAACTAAAATAGAAGCTAAGATTAAAGATTTGGGAGGA gtaatagaattatttttaatacggAGTGTAGACCTGGTGATTAGTGACAGAGTAGACAAGACTGGTTacataaattttgaaaaacataaatGGGGTTGTGCCAGTGGAGGCAGCGGGGGACCTCCCTCGCTGAGGAGTTTAGAAACTCCAACCCCCATGCCAACTCCTCCAACATCATTTTTTAGTCCTGAATGCCCCTTGTCTAATACAACCAATCTACGGGGTCAAACTACCCAAAGATCT AAATCGCGGGTGGAGGCAATGTTGGAGCGTGCTCTGATACAGCCACAACAGTGTTCCGTGGATCCACTCTACAACGCTCAAAATTGGGGAATTCCTATTTGGGCAATTGATAAACTTCAGTCTTGGCTTGACAAAATCTACTCATCTGTTAAAGACACGAatcatttgaaacaattaagACACTCACATCAACAGAGTTCAACTAAAGATATAAAGGTCAGACACCTCAAGGGTCcttatttgaaatttgaatcCTTTCAGAG GAATACTAGACCTGTATTTGTTGAACTACCTGTGTGGCCAACATTGAATTTTCACGGTGATCCAGGCTCTTGTCCTTTCAATACGAAGAGACGAGAAAAACTGGAAAAATTAGGGaaagaagtaaaagaaaacagGGAAGGTATTCCGGCTATCAACCAAGAGGAG aaaaaagaaatgactCGGCGACCACGAGCAACTGTCCGCACTCGAAGAACAGAACAATTAGCTTCCGGTTATTGTGAAATTTGCCGTATTAGATATAGAGATCTGGCCAAACATGTGCAAAGCGATCAGCATCTTAGCTTTGTTCAAAATGATGATAATTTCTTGTCTTTGGATAAATTGATCAATGCAGGAGCCAATGTAGAAGCGTTTTTAAAACTAAacagaggaaaaaatataga AAAAGATTGCAATTTGTTTTCCAATGGGGATCGTAATCTTCATGACACAGTATTGCCAGAAGGGAAGGTTAATAGAAATGCAAAAAGTTTAGGGGATTTTGACGTTGGAGACATAAAGATGGTACAACGTAATGGCGCACGTCGGAATCTCAGTTTAAGATTAAACTCCTCTCATAATTTACGTACACGTACAAGACACGAAAGCGGCCATTTATTAAGATCAAAAGGTAGTCCCTGGCATGAAGCCGATAAAACGGAGAAGTTCTATGACGAATTCGAAGGTTTTACTATCAAAAAGCGAGCGAAAGGGACAATTTGGATCGAAGAAGATGAACCAggagacaaatatatagaagAACATGAATTAAAAGAATCTAAGCAAAatgaatacaaaattaaaacattttcggcggaattagaagaaaaatgttGTAATGAGAAAAATTGTGAAACATATAACAAACTTAAAGATACTAACAATCAGGACATACAAAGGacaataaattgtaataacgaagaaaatagtaTTGGAAATGACCCTGAACGCATCAAACAAGAACAAACTCTtccaaagaataaaaatcatGATCAAATTAATGGAAACATAAAAAATGGTTGTAATGAAAATCTTTTAAGCACAAATGATAACAGTTGTATTAAACCTTGTAAAGTTTCGCCTGGAAACGAAACTTTAAAAGAATTGACTTGCAAATTACAGTCAGAAAATACTCCATCAAGTGCAAAAAGGTTATCAGAGCACAATGATATCAATACAGGCACAATCTGTAATGGTCATTCTGTAAGGGATGAacagaaaattaatagaaCACTGAATAATACAGAAAAGAACGAAGTAGCAAAAGAAGAGAAATCAAAATGTTGCAAGTCAAATAGAAGAGGTAGTCGGAGCGTCAGAGGACGGCACAGGTTGTCCGTTGAAGAACGTTTGATTGAAGATAATCGTGCATATTATAAAGTGGAAGTGTTAGGAAGTAAGTTAAGATCGAGTGTATTGTCAAACAATAATTCTCAATGTACAGTTCAAAAGGATGGGGATAgtgaagaaaagaaggaagtgCCATCTAGTGAGAAACCAGTAGTTGTACGATTTAAACGTGTAAGAAAGTCGGAACTATCATTACTAAGCGATGAAGCGGAGTCTTTTATGTTTAGGGAACTTAAACGAGATGATTCGAGTGAAATAAGCGATGACGAACAGAGTAGCGTATTACCAAGGGATACTGAAAGTGAGTGCAACGTTAGCGGCAATTCTATCTGTCCTAGTTCATTCTTAACTTCTAGTTCACCTGCAAAATTGGAAACTACCGAAGACGATTCTCAAGACTCTTTAAGTTTGGGACGAGCTAGAAAAAAAAGACGGACACAAGCAGAAGCGCTGATCAAAGATAATGTTGATTATTACAAATTCGAAACTCCTGGGAGCAGATTAAGGTATCAGGCGCCTCTAACTGGTATTAAAGAAAATCAGGAAAAAATAGAAGGTAATATTGTCGAAAAAGGTATAGAAATAGCAAAGGTGTATCCGTCCAAACCCTCACCAGAAGTTGAAAAAATGCAATTTTCTTTTGAAGCCGTACCAAAGTCTGAACCATGGTATCAAACGTATCAGCGGCAAGATGAAGGAGCAGAATTTTGGCACTATTTTAGCGAAGGGGACTCACAAAAGCCATTTCTTTTACCatatgaaattgaaaattttcacgaaattttgataaaaaacCAAAATAGAGcggaaaataaaagaaaaggtcGCGGACGGAGTATAGGTTGTATTGGACGATCTCCTAGGAAAAGTCCTCGTTGTCATGCTTCCACATTAGCTATTATGTCAACAATTATAAGAAAAAGagaacaacagcaacaacaatcTTCGAATTTGTACACGATAGATGAATGCCAATCCATCAGGTCACATGCAAATACTCCCAGACCTGATCAGAAAACTGAGTTGAAATCTGATGTGGATGAAGATCTAAAAGAAATGGTAAAAAGTATCGACGAGATGCTTAATAACGCAAACGACAGTTTCGAGTTGATTGAATCGTTCGAGCCAGATACAACACAGAtggaattgaatttttatgaacCAAATATCCCAAGAGGACCACCTCCAAACTTGCTTGAATTATTGGACAGTTGTCACGATATTGTAAACTGTTTAGAAAATTCATCATGTGCAAGTTCCGAGTGTGGTGAGGGAAGTGTCGAGTCACCTTTAAAacgaaggaagaagaggaaaaatagAACCGGATGGCCTGGAATTAAAATGAAGAGAAGACTCCAAAGCAAACCTCTGGCAGACATAAACTGTGACAGGGAAAACCTAGTGGAGAAAAATATAGGGCAAAGCGAGAAGGATTGTAATGTGCAGGTCACGAATATGTCTAACAGATTAACGGAAGAaggtaatattaaaatagctACATCCGTTACGAGTTCCATCACACAAGATGAACAGTCATTAGGCTTCGGCCAGAGGAAGGACGACGGACGTTTATTCGAAGTGTATACCTCGAATATTTCTTCTAATACGCGTCACGACGAAAACGAGAAGAAAGACGTAAGTATAGCGGTTCCTGATAATTCCATGTTACATACAACAAATGCTGAATCCTGCACAGGTTCACTTACATCTGATATATGCAACGAGACTGACAGGAATTTCATATTGAACAAAGACTATGGATTCAGAAAAAATTTGTCGAAGATCGAAGAAATGTCAGAAAATGATCACGGAAACGATGAAAATCACGAGAACGTGTTTCGGAAAGATGTTCATTCTATATCGGAACGTCGCTTTATCTCGAACGCAACCATCAAGAAACGACAACATGACAACACATCTTCTGAAACTTGCGAATCTCGTGTAGAACTCGAAAATCATGAGATATTGTGTAGAAAGGACGCCGAAAccaaaattgtttcaagaaaACATCATAATACTAACGGATTACCGAGAAAGAGGCAACAGAAGACTCATTCTGAAAACTCTGACTCTGAAATTGAACAGCATCATCGCCTCCATCATCATCACCATCACCACCTCCACCatagtaatgtatataaaagGAACAGAGTAACTTCGCGAAAACGAATTTGCGCGAAGAAACGGACGAGAAAAACTGACATATCTTCAGATACAGTGTTCGAAGATGAGAATTGTAAAAAGGATTCCTATTTAAGTATTACATGTAGAAAGCAACAAACTATAAAAGGTACAAAACGACGAGCCGATACCATGTCATCGGAAACACAAGATTCTGAAGTCGATTGTGCATTATCGGGACATGTCAGTCCTACGATTATAGCTACTTCAGAACTTGAACAAAGACGTTCGAGTATTGAGTTTCAACCAGTTGTTAGAATGATGAAGATTGACGATCAAGTTGAAATGGACCACAGTATTCTCTCGGTAACGATTGCAAGCAACAGACGGTTAAGAAGTTCCAGTTCTCCGAGATCGAATACTCAACCGccgaaaaaacgtttaaagaCCAACCGTGGTCAATTCAGAAGGTGGTTAAAAAGTAGCTGA
- the LOC126863837 gene encoding uncharacterized protein LOC126863837 isoform X3: protein MVSPSKIQHQEHKQPSRENKLNKHSHVRTKKELKSLEGKSFYLDIKNHATTTKIEAKIKDLGGVIELFLIRSVDLVISDRVDKTGYINFEKHKWGCASGGSGGPPSLRSLETPTPMPTPPTSFFSPECPLSNTTNLRGQTTQRSKSRVEAMLERALIQPQQCSVDPLYNAQNWGIPIWAIDKLQSWLDKIYSSVKDTNHLKQLRHSHQQSSTKDIKVRHLKGPYLKFESFQRNTRPVFVELPVWPTLNFHGDPGSCPFNTKRREKLEKLGKEVKENREGIPAINQEEKKEMTRRPRATVRTRRTEQLASGYCEICRIRYRDLAKHVQSDQHLSFVQNDDNFLSLDKLINAGANVEAFLKLNRGKNIEKDCNLFSNGDRNLHDTVLPEGKVNRNAKSLGDFDVGDIKMVQRNGARRNLSLRLNSSHNLRTRTRHESGHLLRSKGSPWHEADKTEKFYDEFEGFTIKKRAKGTIWIEEDEPGDKYIEEHELKESKQNEYKIKTFSAELEEKCCNEKNCETYNKLKDTNNQDIQRTINCNNEENSIGNDPERIKQEQTLPKNKNHDQINGNIKNGCNENLLSTNDNSCIKPCKVSPGNETLKELTCKLQSENTPSSAKRLSEHNDINTGTICNGHSVRDEQKINRTLNNTEKNEVAKEEKSKCCKSNRRGSRSVRGRHRLSVEERLIEDNRAYYKVEVLGSKLRSSVLSNNNSQCTVQKDGDSEEKKEVPSSEKPVVVRFKRVRKSELSLLSDEAESFMFRELKRDDSSEISDDEQSSVLPRDTESECNVSGNSICPSSFLTSSSPAKLETTEDDSQDSLSLGRARKKRRTQAEALIKDNVDYYKFETPGSRLRYQAPLTGIKENQEKIEGNIVEKGIEIAKVYPSKPSPEVEKMQFSFEAVPKSEPWYQTYQRQDEGAEFWHYFSEGDSQKPFLLPYEIENFHEILIKNQNRAENKRKGRGRSIGCIGRSPRKSPRCHASTLAIMSTIIRKREQQQQQSSNLYTIDECQSIRSHANTPRPDQKTELKSDVDEDLKEMVKSIDEMLNNANDSFELIESFEPDTTQMELNFYEPNIPRGPPPNLLELLDSCHDIVNCLENSSCASSECGEGSVESPLKRRKKRKNRTGWPGIKMKRRLQSKPLADINCDRENLVEKNIGQSEKDCNVQVTNMSNRLTEEGNIKIATSVTSSITQDEQSLGFGQRKDDGRLFEVYTSNISSNTRHDENEKKDVHLHLIYATRLTGISY from the exons ATGGTATCGCCATCCAAAATTCAACATCAGGAGCACAAGCAGCCATcaagagaaaataaattaaacaaacaCTCAC ATGTTCGTACAAAGAAGGAATTGAAATCATTGGAAGGAAAGTCGTTTTACTTGGATATCAAGAATCATGCTACTACAACTAAAATAGAAGCTAAGATTAAAGATTTGGGAGGA gtaatagaattatttttaatacggAGTGTAGACCTGGTGATTAGTGACAGAGTAGACAAGACTGGTTacataaattttgaaaaacataaatGGGGTTGTGCCAGTGGAGGCAGCGGGGGACCTCCCTCGCTGAGGAGTTTAGAAACTCCAACCCCCATGCCAACTCCTCCAACATCATTTTTTAGTCCTGAATGCCCCTTGTCTAATACAACCAATCTACGGGGTCAAACTACCCAAAGATCT AAATCGCGGGTGGAGGCAATGTTGGAGCGTGCTCTGATACAGCCACAACAGTGTTCCGTGGATCCACTCTACAACGCTCAAAATTGGGGAATTCCTATTTGGGCAATTGATAAACTTCAGTCTTGGCTTGACAAAATCTACTCATCTGTTAAAGACACGAatcatttgaaacaattaagACACTCACATCAACAGAGTTCAACTAAAGATATAAAGGTCAGACACCTCAAGGGTCcttatttgaaatttgaatcCTTTCAGAG GAATACTAGACCTGTATTTGTTGAACTACCTGTGTGGCCAACATTGAATTTTCACGGTGATCCAGGCTCTTGTCCTTTCAATACGAAGAGACGAGAAAAACTGGAAAAATTAGGGaaagaagtaaaagaaaacagGGAAGGTATTCCGGCTATCAACCAAGAGGAG aaaaaagaaatgactCGGCGACCACGAGCAACTGTCCGCACTCGAAGAACAGAACAATTAGCTTCCGGTTATTGTGAAATTTGCCGTATTAGATATAGAGATCTGGCCAAACATGTGCAAAGCGATCAGCATCTTAGCTTTGTTCAAAATGATGATAATTTCTTGTCTTTGGATAAATTGATCAATGCAGGAGCCAATGTAGAAGCGTTTTTAAAACTAAacagaggaaaaaatataga AAAAGATTGCAATTTGTTTTCCAATGGGGATCGTAATCTTCATGACACAGTATTGCCAGAAGGGAAGGTTAATAGAAATGCAAAAAGTTTAGGGGATTTTGACGTTGGAGACATAAAGATGGTACAACGTAATGGCGCACGTCGGAATCTCAGTTTAAGATTAAACTCCTCTCATAATTTACGTACACGTACAAGACACGAAAGCGGCCATTTATTAAGATCAAAAGGTAGTCCCTGGCATGAAGCCGATAAAACGGAGAAGTTCTATGACGAATTCGAAGGTTTTACTATCAAAAAGCGAGCGAAAGGGACAATTTGGATCGAAGAAGATGAACCAggagacaaatatatagaagAACATGAATTAAAAGAATCTAAGCAAAatgaatacaaaattaaaacattttcggcggaattagaagaaaaatgttGTAATGAGAAAAATTGTGAAACATATAACAAACTTAAAGATACTAACAATCAGGACATACAAAGGacaataaattgtaataacgaagaaaatagtaTTGGAAATGACCCTGAACGCATCAAACAAGAACAAACTCTtccaaagaataaaaatcatGATCAAATTAATGGAAACATAAAAAATGGTTGTAATGAAAATCTTTTAAGCACAAATGATAACAGTTGTATTAAACCTTGTAAAGTTTCGCCTGGAAACGAAACTTTAAAAGAATTGACTTGCAAATTACAGTCAGAAAATACTCCATCAAGTGCAAAAAGGTTATCAGAGCACAATGATATCAATACAGGCACAATCTGTAATGGTCATTCTGTAAGGGATGAacagaaaattaatagaaCACTGAATAATACAGAAAAGAACGAAGTAGCAAAAGAAGAGAAATCAAAATGTTGCAAGTCAAATAGAAGAGGTAGTCGGAGCGTCAGAGGACGGCACAGGTTGTCCGTTGAAGAACGTTTGATTGAAGATAATCGTGCATATTATAAAGTGGAAGTGTTAGGAAGTAAGTTAAGATCGAGTGTATTGTCAAACAATAATTCTCAATGTACAGTTCAAAAGGATGGGGATAgtgaagaaaagaaggaagtgCCATCTAGTGAGAAACCAGTAGTTGTACGATTTAAACGTGTAAGAAAGTCGGAACTATCATTACTAAGCGATGAAGCGGAGTCTTTTATGTTTAGGGAACTTAAACGAGATGATTCGAGTGAAATAAGCGATGACGAACAGAGTAGCGTATTACCAAGGGATACTGAAAGTGAGTGCAACGTTAGCGGCAATTCTATCTGTCCTAGTTCATTCTTAACTTCTAGTTCACCTGCAAAATTGGAAACTACCGAAGACGATTCTCAAGACTCTTTAAGTTTGGGACGAGCTAGAAAAAAAAGACGGACACAAGCAGAAGCGCTGATCAAAGATAATGTTGATTATTACAAATTCGAAACTCCTGGGAGCAGATTAAGGTATCAGGCGCCTCTAACTGGTATTAAAGAAAATCAGGAAAAAATAGAAGGTAATATTGTCGAAAAAGGTATAGAAATAGCAAAGGTGTATCCGTCCAAACCCTCACCAGAAGTTGAAAAAATGCAATTTTCTTTTGAAGCCGTACCAAAGTCTGAACCATGGTATCAAACGTATCAGCGGCAAGATGAAGGAGCAGAATTTTGGCACTATTTTAGCGAAGGGGACTCACAAAAGCCATTTCTTTTACCatatgaaattgaaaattttcacgaaattttgataaaaaacCAAAATAGAGcggaaaataaaagaaaaggtcGCGGACGGAGTATAGGTTGTATTGGACGATCTCCTAGGAAAAGTCCTCGTTGTCATGCTTCCACATTAGCTATTATGTCAACAATTATAAGAAAAAGagaacaacagcaacaacaatcTTCGAATTTGTACACGATAGATGAATGCCAATCCATCAGGTCACATGCAAATACTCCCAGACCTGATCAGAAAACTGAGTTGAAATCTGATGTGGATGAAGATCTAAAAGAAATGGTAAAAAGTATCGACGAGATGCTTAATAACGCAAACGACAGTTTCGAGTTGATTGAATCGTTCGAGCCAGATACAACACAGAtggaattgaatttttatgaacCAAATATCCCAAGAGGACCACCTCCAAACTTGCTTGAATTATTGGACAGTTGTCACGATATTGTAAACTGTTTAGAAAATTCATCATGTGCAAGTTCCGAGTGTGGTGAGGGAAGTGTCGAGTCACCTTTAAAacgaaggaagaagaggaaaaatagAACCGGATGGCCTGGAATTAAAATGAAGAGAAGACTCCAAAGCAAACCTCTGGCAGACATAAACTGTGACAGGGAAAACCTAGTGGAGAAAAATATAGGGCAAAGCGAGAAGGATTGTAATGTGCAGGTCACGAATATGTCTAACAGATTAACGGAAGAaggtaatattaaaatagctACATCCGTTACGAGTTCCATCACACAAGATGAACAGTCATTAGGCTTCGGCCAGAGGAAGGACGACGGACGTTTATTCGAAGTGTATACCTCGAATATTTCTTCTAATACGCGTCACGACGAAAACGAGAAGAAAGAC GTTCACTTACATCTGATATATGCAACGAGACTGACAGGAATTTCATATTGA